GCACGAGAGTTGCTGATTGACGGTGTTTCGTTTTCAGGAACCAAATTTTGCACCTTATTTTCTTTGCCGATTTCAGTAGAACTTGATACCGGGCCAGTTGTTGATTTGGTTTCCAGTTGAGCTTCTTCCGGGTTTTGCTTTCCATATTGGGATCCACTTTCGAATTGTTGCTTGTGCTCGTTTTGGTCTTGGTCTTGGTCTAGGTCTTGGTCTTGGTCGCGGTTCCGATCTTTATGATTAGGCATATTCTCGGACTGATTCCCACTGTCTCCTTCATCAATAGCATCTACGTCAACAACtgaatttttcttttcatcagCATTTGGCGATGATTCCTTTTCGTCGTCTAACTTATTGACCTCTGGCTTCTTTTGCTCATGAATGCTGCGGCTCATATCAAGGgtttcttcagtttcacTCTTGTCGTTCCCATTACCATTCTTATTGTCTTCGCTACCGGATTGTCTTCTCTCTTCCTGGTTAGTTGTTTCTTCATTGTtatcgtcttcatcatcgtaatcttcatcttccttcACATTTCTCAGCGGAGCTTCCACTACTTCGGCAACGCCAGATACTTTTGCAGACTTCTCTTGAGAAACTTCTTCCTTGaattcttcctcttccttctccatTGGCTTCAAAACACTATTCTTTGACGAATAGGGACTGATATTTCCTTGAATATCAGAAGTTGCCGAAGCAGCAATGTCTGGAGTATCGGACTGTTGAATTTCGTCCGGGTTTTCCGATATAGTCTTGACATTGACGTCTTCTGTGATGTCggttttcttctcctttctGCCGGGGatctcatcttcatctgtAAGTCGCTTACTGGGGATCGAGGGACTAGATACTTGGTCTTGCACAGCTTCGGCCGATCGATTTGGAATTGCATAGGGCAGGGGTGGAAGATTATTGTTAGGAGGTTCCGTTGtctgttgttgctgctgctgttgttgcggttgttgttgaattgGGGGAGGAAATGTGTTACTTGGAAACGAAGGTGGCCTCAAAGAGTTTCCGTTCTGTCCTACAAGTTGTTGACTGGACTCTGAAGCGGTCGGAATCATACCTTGAGGTAGTCTTGGTTGGTGCTGCGTTGGTGGAGGTAACGGCACTCCTTGATTAGCACCACCTTCCTTCTGATACTTGATAAGTTGGTTTAACCTCTCTTGAATGTGAGGATTATTAGGGTCCAATGTTGCAGCCTGTTTGTACGCGTCTAAAGCATCACTTATTTGGTTGTTGCAAGTCTCGTACAGTGTACCTAGATCATACCATACTT
This window of the Komagataella phaffii GS115 chromosome 2, complete sequence genome carries:
- a CDS encoding General transcriptional co-repressor, acts together with Tup1p, which encodes MNVTQQKPQLGHQQQQQQQSAPPPPQQQVVPMEEKQQLTQRQQQAQSIQEVFDKNNAEAWLAIGSYAETLDDADKSFQAYNNVLKFAPNDPKALTMLANLYRSRDMFGKAAELFQRALHIQPDNGETWGLLGHCYLMLDDLPGAYTAYQEALRRLQNTNAPKLWHGIGILYDRYGSLEYAEESFTRVLQMDPNFEKASEIYFRLGIIYKHQGKLQQALECFRYILPVPPSPLTQPDVWFQIGAVLEQQHDFNGARDAYERVLQANPRHAKVLQQLGCLYAQQEASFADLDAALRLLAQALELDNSDAQTWYQLGRVHMSRGDYTSAYDAYQQAVNRDARNPTFWCSIGVLYYQISQYRDALDAYTRAIRLNPYISEVWYDLGTLYETCNNQISDALDAYKQAATLDPNNPHIQERLNQLIKYQKEGGANQGVPLPPPTQHQPRLPQGMIPTASESSQQLVGQNGNSLRPPSFPSNTFPPPIQQQPQQQQQQQQTTEPPNNNLPPLPYAIPNRSAEAVQDQVSSPSIPSKRLTDEDEIPGRKEKKTDITEDVNVKTISENPDEIQQSDTPDIAASATSDIQGNISPYSSKNSVLKPMEKEEEEFKEEVSQEKSAKVSGVAEVVEAPLRNVKEDEDYDDEDDNNEETTNQEERRQSGSEDNKNGNGNDKSETEETLDMSRSIHEQKKPEVNKLDDEKESSPNADEKKNSVVDVDAIDEGDSGNQSENMPNHKDRNRDQDQDLDQDQDQNEHKQQFESGSQYGKQNPEEAQLETKSTTGPVSSSTEIGKENKVQNLVPENETPSISNSRA